The window CCTTCGGTTCTGGCTATCATATTATTCAATCTAAGATTGCCATCGGGTCGGGTATGATTTTTGGTAAAGGTATCTTTAATGGTACTCAAAGTCAGTTGAACTTTTTACCAGAAAATCATACGGACTTTATCTTTTCTGTAATCGGCGAAGAATTTGGCTTTGTAGGATGCATTGTAGTATTGCTATTATTGTTTATGCTTATTTATCGCAGCATTCAAGTAGCATATACCTGCAATGATAATTTCGGTATGTTATTAGCAACGGGTATTGGTACGATGTTTGCCTTTGAAGTGCTCGTAAACGTAGGCATGACGATTGGTATCATGCCTGTAACGGGGATTCCGTTGCCATTCCTTAGCTATGGTGTTAGTGCGCTAACAACTAATATGCTGAGCATTGGCATTTTATTAAATATTGCTAGACAGCGGACAAAATATATATTTTAATATCCTTTCATAGGATTGATTGTGAAAGAAGTCTTTCATTAAAGACGGAGGATGTATGATTCAATTAGATACGTCATGGTTACAACATGTCCAAAAGCCTGCTCGCTACACGGGCGGCGAATACAATAGTATCGTGAAAGATCACAGTACTGTTGATGTAACTATGGCTTTAGGTTTTCCCGATGTGTACGAAGTGGCCATGAGTCATTTGGGCATCAAGATTTTGTATGGTCTCGTAAATCGTCGTGAAGATGCGGTAGCCGAGCGCGTATTTGCACCGTGGCATGATATGGAAGAGGAGATGCGGAAGCGTAATATTCCATTATTTTCCTTAGAAACACGTACGCCTATTAAAGACTTTGATGTGTTAGCATTTACGCTTCAATATGAAATGAGCTTTACAAATATCTTGAATATGCTCGACTTAGCAGGTATTCCAATGTATGCTAAGGACCGCGATATGGACTTCCCATTGCTCGTATGCGGCGGCCCTTGTGCGTATAACGTAGAGCCTATTGCAGATTTCTTTGATATCGTATCCCTCGGGGAATCTGAAGAGTGGGGTGATGAGTTTATCGACCTATTCAAAGCAGAAAAAGCGAAAGGCTTCCCAGGTGGTAAAGAAGGCTTCTTGCGCAAAGTAGCTCAAATTCCTGGTACCTATTGTCCAGCTTTATACGATGTTGAATATACAGAACAAGGCGATTTTAAATCGATTATGCCGCGTTTTGAAGACGTACCAGCAGCCGTTGAGAAACGTATTATAGAGGATGTAGAGAATGTATTCTATCCAACAAAGCCTGTTGTACCATTCCTTGATATAGTGCATGATCGTGCTGTATTGGAGCTATTCCGTGGTTGTACTCGTGGTTGTCGTTTCTGTCAGGCTGGTATGTTATATCGTCCTGTCCGTGAAAAGACACCAGAACGTTTGTTGCAAATTGCTAAAGATACGATTGCCAATACTGGGTACAATGAAATATCCTTGATGAGTTTAAGCTCTGCAGACTACTCCAAATTACCTGAGCTTGTAGATATGCTCATGGAAGAGTTTAAAGATAAACAAGTTAGTGTTAGCTTACCGTCCTTGCGTATCGACAGCTTCTCTATTGATATTGCGAAAAAGGTACAGCAAGTGCGCAAGAGCGGGCTTACCTTTGCTCCTGAAGCAGGTACGCAACGAATGCGTGACGTTATCAATAAAGGCGTTAGTGAAGAAGACTTATTGGCGGCCTGTACTAATGCTTTCAAATCTGGCTGGAATACAGTTAAATTATACTTTATGATGGGCCTTCCTACAGAAACAGACGAAGATTTGGCTGGTATTGCGGATCTTGCTTACAAGGTGCTCGATTTACACCGTGAAATTACAGGGAAACGAAATGGTTCTGTAACGGTGAGCGTATCCTTTTTCGTACCAAAAACACATTCTCCATATCAATGGTATGGTCAACAAGATGTGGAGGAAATTCATCGCAAACAACGTTACTTGAAGTCTCTTATCAATAATCGTAACATTTCCTACCACTACCATGATGGTTATACTGGTTACATGGAAGCCGCTTTTGCTCGTGGGGACCGCAGATTGTCTAAAGTTCTCGTAGAGGCTTGGAAGGCAGGTTGTAAATTCGATGGTTGGACCGAGTTCTTTAACTATGAAACTTGGTTGAAAGCATTTGCTGACTGCGGATTGGATCCTGCATACTATGCACGTCGCACCCGTGATTTTGATGAGCCTTTGCCTTGGGATCATTTAGATTGCACTGTAAGTAAAGCTTTCTTAAAACGCGAGTGGGAGCAAGCGGTAGCAGCTAATCTTACAGGCGATTGTCGTCGAGCTCCATGTAAGGGCTGTAATGTATGTCCAGAGCTCAATACAGCTATTATTGACTATAAGGAGGGTGGCAGAGTTGAAAAAGTTACGTTTGGCCTTAAATAAGGGCGAAGAATTACGATTCCTGTCACACCTTGATTATGCTCAAGCTGTAGAGCGGATGATACGTCGAGCAGAAATTAAAATGGCGTATTCTGAAGGGTTTAACCCTCACATGAAAATTAGCTTCTCCTCTGCACTCGCCTTAGGCGTAACCGCAGCGGCTGAATATATCGATATGGATGTGCTTGAAGAGGACAGTTTAGAGTCCATTATGGACCGTTTAAACCGTGTAGCGCCTTCTGGTCTTGAGGTTCTAGATGGTAAAGAAATGCCTGAAAAGGTGAAAAAGATGATGGCCATCTGTAACTTTGCTATCTATGAGGTAACAGGCCCTGTGACAGATGAAAATGCTGATTGGGCTGCGTTACTCAAACCTTTTAATGAAGCAATGGAAATTTCTTATGAAAAGGTAACACCTAAGAAAACTCGTACCATTGATGTAAAAGAGTTTGTAAAAGAACCGATCGTAGCCTCTGTTAAAGAGGGTATGGTGACCCTTACAATGGGCATCGGCATTTATCCGCAAGGTACAATCAAACCTAGCGAAGTGTGGAATTTAGGCAAGGATCAATATAATTGGCCTATTACTTCTGGCTACGAAATTCATCGTAAAGCAATTATGGTAGAAAACGAAAAAGGCCGCTATACGCCTTTAGAGATTAATTACTAATTAATTTAGATGACAAAGAAGGGAGGGATAGGATGCATAAAATTTTGGTCAATGTTATGCGTGAAGAAATTCGTATGGCTGTTATCGACGAAGAAGGCCAGCTAGTGGACTTTGTCTTGGAGCGTACTGATGAGTCTCATATGGCAAATCATATGTACAAAGGCACAGTAAAGAACGTATTAAATGGTATGCAAGCGGCCTTTGTTGATATTGGGGGCTCTCAAAATGCGTACTTGAACCTACAACAAGGGAAGGAACAGAAAATTTTGCCACGCCTATCTGTAGGGCAACAAATTCTCGTTCAAGTAGTGAAAGAAGAAATGCTCGGTAAAGGTGCCCGCGTGACTGCAGACGTCAGTTTGGCTGGTCGTTTTATGGTACTATTACCATATTCTGAAGGCATGCATATTTCCAAGAAAATTACAGACGAAACCATGCGCAGTAAACTACAAGAATTGGCAACCCCTTATGTACAAGAAGGTTGCGGTTTTATCATTCGCACTGCAGCAGCTAAGGCCAGTGCCGATGAAATCGGTCGCGATATGGAGTATCTGTGGCGGACCTGGCAACATGTGTTGAAGCGTTTTAAGGTTGCTAAGAGTGGTACTGACCTTTATAGTGATGCGGATTTTTGGTTCCGCCTTGTTCGGGACTATGCGCATCGCAATGTAGAGGAAATCATCGTTGATTCCGATATGGGTGAAGGTCGATTGATGGATCTTTTAGGTCATGGACCTACGTCGCAACAAATTAAAGTAACACGTCATCGCGATAGTACACCTATCTTTAAGGCAAACCACATTGAACCGCAATTAGAAGATCTTATCTCTCGCGATATTAATCTTCCTTCTGGTGGTTCAATCCGTATCGATCATACTGAAGCTCTTACCGTGTTTGATGTAAACTCTGCTCACTATACTGGTAAGTCTAATAAGCTGGAAGATTTAGCTTTCACAGTCAATAAAGAGGCGGCAAAAGAAATCTGTCGTCAATTGCGTTTGCGCGATATTGGCGGTATCATTGTGGTCGATTTCATCGATATGAAAGATAAAGAGCATCAACAAGAATTGTTAAAATTGTTGGGGGTACAAGCTAAGTTAGATAAAATGAAAACTGTTGTATGCGGCATTAGTTCGCTTGGCCTCGTAGAGATGACCAGAAAGCGAGCTCGCCAAGGCTTGCAAACCTTGATGTTTGATACATGCCCTCAATGCGGTGGTACGGGCTATATGTTGTCAGGCCGCACCGTGTATATGCAGATTGTGCGTCGTATCCGCGAGTTATTTAAGTCGGGACGTATTAAAACGAATCTAGAAATCGAAGTTCATCCAGAGGTAGCTCAATATTTAACAAAGGCTGTTCTCGTGGATTTGGGTGAGTCTATAGGGCGCAAGATTTCTATTGTAGTAAATTCACAAATTAGCCGTGAAGGGTATTCCTTGATGGCTGTCACTGAATAATATGTAGTTTGTTTATAGAGGAGTACCGTGTCTGTATTTGAAATTATATTAATTAGTATAGGCCTAGCGATGGATGCCTTTGGTGTATCTATCGGTAAGGGGCTAACAATGCCCGTAGGCGAGAATGGCCGTAAGGTAACCTTGGCATTTCTTTTTGGTTTGTTCCAGTTTCTTATGCCTCTTATTGGTTGGCTCATCGGTCGTCAATTTATCGATGTGATTGCTGATTGGGACCACTGGATTATCTTCGGACTTCTTGGTTATTTAGGTATCGCTATGATCAGAGAGGGACTTAGCGATGATGATGATGAAGATGACGATGATAAGCAATTCTTGGGTGTCTGGGAAATGATGATGCTCTCCGTAGCGACTAGCCTTGATGCAATGGCTGTAGGACTGACCTTTGCATTCTTACCTATTAATGTATGGAAAGCATCTACGATGATTGGTGTTATTACCTTTGGTATATCTTTAGTGGGTGTTTACTTAGGTAAATTTATGGGCCGATTTGTTGGAAAATATGCAGATATAGTAGGTGGAGGTGTATTGATCCTCATCGGTACAAAGATACTTTTACAACATCTTGGGATTATTGAAGAATTTTAAGGTATATATATGTGAAAGTGTTAGAAACTGAGCGGATTCTGTTGATTTTTGTTTGACATGACTGTGTAAATAGGATATACTATATCAGTATTAGTTCGGTTTACTGAACTTTGCAATCCGCGTGAAGCAGGTTTAAACGCCCGACCGAAGTTCGGGTCGGGATACCGAATTCAGCGAGTTCGATAACAAGGAGGTGTTCTCATGTACGCAATTATTAAAACTGGTGGTAAACAATATCGCGTTGCTGAAGGCGATGTAATTACTATCGAAAAATTGGAAGCAGCTGCTGACGAGTCCGTTACATTCGAAGAAGTTTTGACTGTAGTGAATGACGGCGACGTTAAAGTTGGCGCTCCTCTTGTAAACGGTGCAAAAGTTACAGGTACAGTTCTTGAGCATGGTAAAGGTAAAAAAATCTTAGTATTCAAATACAAAGCTAAATCCAACTACCGTCGTCGTCAAGGCCATCGTCAACCGTTCACAAAAGTTCGTATTGAATCTATCCAAGCTTAATTATGGTTTTCATTGAAATCCAGCGGAATAGTGATGGTCAAGTAGTTGGTTGTCATATGTCCGGTCATGTAGGATATGATGAACATGGCTTCGATATCGTATGTGCCGCAGTGTCTGCCTTATCGGCAACGGCAATGTTAGGACTCACCCAAATTGCTCGACAAGAAGGGGAGTATACGAATAGCGAAGGTCAATGTGATATAGTTCTCTCTGGTACGATTAATCAGAGTGGACAGGATATTCTGGGGACTATGCTTCTTGGTTTGGAGGAGATTAGCCGTCAATATCCAGAGTTTGTCCAAATTCACGAAATATAGGAGGTGAACTTAATGTTTACTTTTGATTTGCAATTGTTCGCACATAAAAAAGGTGTGTCCAGTACTCGTAACGGTCGTGACAGTGAATCTAAACGTCTTGGTGTTAAATGCCATGATGGTTCCATCGTAAAGAGCGGTAACATCATCGTTCGTCAACGTGGTACTCACTTCCACCCTGGTACTAACGTAGGTATCGGTAAAGATGACACTTTATTCGCACTTGTGCCTGGTAAAGTAGCATTTGAACGTGCTGGTCGTTATAACCGTAAAGTTAGCGTATACCCTGTAGAAGCTTAATTTTACAAGACTATTAATCCCTAGTGGCTTTCACTAGGGATTTTTTGTTGTTTACAAGTGATCGTAATAGAATGAATAAACCATATACATTTTAGTCATATTCGATATAGATAATCGATATAGATTAGAAACTCCCATGATATAAAGGTTGCTTCCTCTTATGAGGCGGCAACCTTTTTACATGTATCAAATTCCTGTGCTTTTTAGTAGGAATAGTGGTATACTATGTACAGTATCAGTGAAATACCAGAAGACTGGTTGTCATATACTTTCATAAACCTAAAGAGGGGTGGCGTTGCCACTAGAAAGATTTGAGGTAAGTACTATGTATGATGTAAAATCTCCAAAGGCGGAGGAATTTATTTCCCATCAGGAAATCCTTGACACACTTGCCTATGCAGAGGAAAACAAGGAAAATCGGGAGTTGTTAGATGCTATTTTAGCGAAAGCTGCTACATTTAAGGGGTTAAACCACCGAGAAGCAGCAGTTCTCTTAGAATGTCCGTTACCTGAATATAAGGAAAAGCTTTTTGCTTTAGCAAAGGAAATCAAGAAGGCTATCTACGGCGATCGTATTGTTCTATTTGCACCGTTATACTTGTCTAACTATTGTATCAATGGATGTGTGTATTGTCCGTACCACTCCAAAAACCGCGATATTAAACGTAAAAAATTAACGCAAGACCAAATAAGAGAAGAGGTTATTGCGTTAGAAGCGATGGGCCATAAGCGTATTGTAATTGAGTCTGGTGAGGATCCATTAAATAATCCTCTTGAATATATTTTGGAATCCATCAAGACGATTTACGGTATCAAAAATAAAAATGGTGAAATCCGCCGTGTAAACGTAAATATTGCAGCTTGTTCCGTTGAGGACTACAAAAAATTACATGAAGCTGGTATTGGCACATATACATTATTCCAAGAAACATATAACAAAGAAAACTATGAAGCTTTACATCCTACAGGCCCTAAGAGCGACTACGCCTACCATACAGAGGCGATGGACCGCGCTATGCAAGGTGGTATTGATGATGTAGGCATCGGTGTTCTTTATGGTTTGGAACATTATAAATATGATTTCGTTGGATTGTTGATGCACGCTGAACATTTAGAGGCTGTGTATGGGGTAGGTCCACATACTATTTCTGTACCTCGTATTTGTCCAGCTGATGATATCGATGTAGATGATTTCAGTAATGCTGTGCCTGATGATGTATTTGAAAAAATTGTTGCTCTTATCCGCGTCTCCACACCGTATACAGGTATGATTATGTCCACTCGTGAAAGTCAGTCCATGCGTGAACGTGGCTTGGCATTAGGTATCTCCCAAATTAGTGGTGGATCTCGTACTAGCGTAGGTGGTTACAAAGAAGAAGAGAAACCAGAAGATAATTCTGCACAATTTGATCGCAGCGATACACGTACATTAGATGAAATCGTAGACTGGCTATTAGACCTTGGTTATGTACCAAGTTTCTGTACTGCATGTTATCGTGCAGGCAGAACAGGGGACCGTTTCATGGCCCTTGCTAAATCCGGTCAAATTCACAATTGTTGCCAACCTAATGCGTTGATGACATTAAACGAATATATCATGGATTACGGTGATGAAAAGACTAAGGCTCATGGTGCTAAGGTCATCGAACAACAGTTAGAAAATATTAAAAATGATTTAGTTAAAGAAAAAGCTAAAGCTTATATTGCACAGATGAAAGACGGCGAACGGGACTTCCGGTTCTAAGGAATTCACTGATATGGAGCCTCCTATTGATAATGGGAGGCTCTTTCTTGTTGAGAAAATAGCAAAGTTTAAATGAGAATAAAATATATAAAATGGTTTATTTTATTTGCGTTTTAAGGTATAATAAATAAAAATGATAATGATAATACGTTGAATTCTAGAATAATATTGATTATAAACTACTGAGGGATATGATGATTAAGAAAAAACGTTGGCGCCTTTGTGAAGGTGATCAAGAGAAAGAGAATATCTTAATCCGTGAACTTGGTGTAAACCCTATTGTGGCTAAATTAATGGTGAATCGTCACATTGATGTAGACGAAGGTCGTCAGTTTTTACAAGGTACTTTGTCAGATTTGTTAGATCCATTTACATTAAAAGATATGGATGTGGCTGTTTCACTAGTTCTGGAAACAATTGAAAGTCACAAACCAATCGTTATTTATGGTGATTATGATGTGGATGGTATTACTGCAACATCTGTACTCTATCGATTTTTAAAGAAATTAGGTGCCGATGTTACATATTACATACCAGAACGTCAAAGCGAAGGGTATGGTCTCAATTTAGAGGCTTTAAAGCACCTTATTGAACGGGGAACGGATTTGGTAATTACCGTAGACTGCGGCATTAGCTCTTACGATATTGTAGAGGCTGTACGGGACCGCATCAATATGATTATTACGGATCACCATACGGCTCCAGATGTGATTCCACGAGCGAAGGCCGTCATAAATCATAAGCAAAAGGACTGTCCTTATAAGGATAAAAACTTATCTGGCGTAGGCGTTGCTTTCAAATTATGCCAAGCTTTGTGGCTTACAAAGCACGGAGAATGGTACTTAGATGATTTAGATATCGTTGCACTTGGCACTGTGGCCGATGTAGTACCTTTGGTCGGTGAGAACCGCATCATTGTGAAATCAGGCCTTGAGAAGATGAATAGGGAACCTAATTTAGGGATTAAAAAGCTTATTGATGTAGCTGGGCTTCATGAACGAACCATTACATCTGGGCATATTGGTTTTACCTTAGCACCTCGCCTTAATGCAGCAGGTCGCGTAACGCATGCAACGCGTGCTGTTGAACTACTTGTGACCGATGACGAGGATATAGTAGAGGCAATTGCGGAGGAACTAAACGAAACGAATCGTGAACGACAAGAGTTAGAACGAAATATTCATGAGTTAGCTCGTATCGATGTAGCCAATCAAGGACATAAAGCTGATTATGTAACTATTGTGGCCGGCGAAGAGTGGCATCCCGGTGTCATTGGTATTGTTGCCTCTCGTCTAGTAGAGGAGTTTTACAAACCAACCTTAGTTATCAGTATTCATGATGGCGTTGGTAAAGGCTCGTGCCGTAGTATAGATGGCTTTAACATATATGATGCATTAAAATCTTGCGAGGATATCTTGCTACAGTTTGGCGGACACTCTGCGGCGGCAGGTTTTAGCATCGATGCAAATCGTATTGATGAATTACGAGACCGTTTAACTAAGTATTGTAAAGAAGTTGTTACTGCTGAGGAATATATTCCTGTTGTGGCCATTGATGCGGAATTACCTGTTGATGATATCGATGTCGATATCATTGACCGCATATCAGACCTTGAGCCTTATGGGATGGCCAATAGCACGCCAGTCTTTGCTATTATGGAAGCTACCGTACAGGATATTATGCTCATGGGGCAATTAAAGAATCACTGTAAGGTAATTTTTGCAACTTCGAATGGTACATTAGATGCTATAGCTTGGAATCGTCCTGATTTATTTAAATCAATCTTTGTGGGAACCGTGGTGAAAGTGGCATTCTCCTTGCAGAAGAATGAATGGCAAGGCATGGTTTCTCCGCAGCTCATGATTCAAGCTATTGAACCGTTGACTGAAGAGCCAATTAAGCTTTCTACAGAAGGACTTAGACAAATGTATGTCATAATAAAACAGTCCATGCGAGGTCGCAGTCAGTCGGTTTATAATGTTGAACAAGATATATTGCGCCGCAAGCCGGCAGATCAGAATAATCGCAGTGCTCTAACATCTATCGATGTATTTAAAGAATTGGGCATTGTTGAAGAATATACAAGTGATGATGGTCAATTAATGCTTAGATGGAATGCTATTGAAGGAAAATTAGATCTTGTCACATCCGTAACATTCCTTACTTATAGTGTATAGGAGGTGACATCATGACAACTGTAAATGAAGAAGGCAAAGCTTTGGTGGAACAAAGTACATTTGATAAAAGTAAAGCCTTAGCCGAGTTTATGGAGTATATCCATACGTATTTAACAGATGATGAGTGTGACCAAGTATTGAAAGCTTTTGAGCTTGCTGATAAGGCTCACGAAGGTCAGTTTAGAGCTTCCGGTGAGCCGTATATCATGCATCCTCTAGCTGTAGCAGATATTTTGGCACATTTACAAATCGACCATATTACACTCATGGCAGCTCTTATGCATGATGTGGTTGAAGATACATCTTATTCGAAGGAAGACCTAGAGGAGATGTTTGGCTCTGAAGTAGCATTCCTTGTTGATGGGGTAACAAAATTAAACCAATTCCAATATGAAACAAAAGAAGATCGCCAAATGGAAAACTATCGAAAGATGATTTTAGCCATGGCGAAGGATGTACGTGTCGTAGTTATTAAATTGGGTGACCGCTTACACAACATGCGCACCTTAAAGCATATGCGTAGTGACAAACAAAAACGTATTGCTAAGGAAACCCTAGAAATCTTTGCACCTTTGGCACATCGTCTCGGTATCTTCAATGTGAAATGGGAGTTGGAAGATTTATCCTTCCGTTATTTAGAGCCGGAAAAATACTATGATCTAGTAGATCAAATGAAACAAAAACGCCAAGTTCGGGAAGACATCGTTAATGATACGATGAGGCAACTTACAAAGGCCTTAAGCGAAGCCCATATCAAGGCGGATATCAAAGGTCGTCCAAAACATTTCTACAGTATTTATAAGAAGATGAAAAAGGACAATCGTGATTTATCCCAAATTTATGATTTGCTTGCCGTTCGTGTAATCGTTGATAGCATCCCTGATTGTTATGCAGTACTTGGCATTGCACATAGCTTGTGGAAACCATTGCCATATCGCTTCAAAGATTATATTTCTATGCCAAAGTCTAATATGTATCAATCTTTACATACTACAGTTATCGGCACGATGGGGCAGCCTGTAGAGATTCAAATTCGTACATGGGAGATGCATCGTGTATCTGAATACGGTGTGGCTGCTCACTGGCGATATAAAGAAGGAAATAAAAACGGCGATAAAGAATTCGATCAAAAGGTTGCATGGCTGCGCCAAGTTCTTGAATGGCAAGATACGAGTAATCCAACGGAACTTGTTAACGCTTTAAAATTAGACGTTTTCTCTGGCGAAGTATTTGTATTTACGCCAAAGGGTGACGTTGTTAAGTTGCCAATAGGCTCTGTACCGCTCGACTTTGCCTATCGAGTTCATACCGATGTAGGTCATCATTGTGTAGGCGCTAAGGTAAACGGCAAAATTGTACCGCTGGATTATACCTTGCAAAATGGTGATATTGTTGATATTATCACATCCAAAACAGGTCGTCCTAGCCTCGACTGGTTGAATATCGTAGGTTCTTCTGAAAGCAAGAGCAAAATTCGCAATTGGTTCAAGCGCGAAAATAAAGCTGAAAATATTGAAAAAGGTTTAGACTCTCTTGAAAAAGAAGCGAAACGATTGAATCATAATTGGAAAGAATTATGTGCAGACAACCGTTTACAACATGTAACGAAACAACTTAAAGCCGGTACAGAAGAGGAAATGTTTGCAGCCTGTGGCTATGGCGGCATTCCTGTAAGCACTGTTCTTTTGCGTTTAATTGAACTTTATAAAAAGTCTAAAGAGGTAGAGGAATCTAAGCGCAGCACAGAGCAAATTATCGAGAAATTAAAATCTCAAGGACAAAAGAAAACTAAAAATGGAACTGGTGTTCTCGTAAAAGGTGAAGCTGGTGTGATGGTGCGTATGGCAAAATGCTGTAATCCTGTACCTGGTGATGATATTATAGGTTACATAACCCGTGGTCGTGGCGTTTCTATTCATCGCTGTGATTGCCCTAGCATGGGCCATTCTCCTGAAGACTTAGAGCGGATGATAGAAGTCTCTTGGGACGGTTCTTCTGGCGAATCTTTCCACGTAGGCATTGATATTCAAGCTTATGATCGAGCTGGTATTCTCATGGAAGTTATGGCGGTGCTTTCAGAATTGAAAATCACCATTACTAACATCAATGCTAAGGTTCAAGAGGATACAAAAAATGTAAGCATCAATTTGGTGGTTGATATCCGCGATATTTCACAACTAGATTTCGTAATGACTAAATTGCGTCGTATTCGTGAAGTTTATACTGTTCAACGTAGTAAAGGAGGGGCTTAATGAGCGAACAACAATTAGTACTTATGCGCATGCCTTTAGGTCCATTAGGAACAAATTGCTATGTTATCGGTGATAAAGCGATAGGTGAAGCTTTCATTATCGATCCTGCAACAGCTGAAGTACTAGATGCGCTAAAAAAACATGACTTAAAGCCGAAGGCGGTTGTACTGACACATGGTCATGGAGATCATATTGGTGGCATTCAAGAGATTGTGAACACCTATCATGTGCCTGTATATATTCATAAAGGCGATGTACCGTATTTATCTGATCCTGAGCTTAATCTCAGTGCTTATAGCAATCCAACGCCAATTAAGATAAAAGCGGAAATTATCGAGGTTAAACAAGGTGATCACATTACATGTGGTGATATTGATCTTGAGGTGCTTGAAACACCAGGTCATACGCCGGGTGGTGTGTGTTATTACATGGAAGGTCTTGTGTTTGTAGGGGATACTTTATTTAGAGATTCCGTAGGCCGTACAGATTTTCCAAATGGCTCTTATGAGACTCTGATATCATCTATTAAGACTCAGCTTTATACATTGCCTGATAATACAATGGTTTATCCTGGTCATGGACCGGAAACAAATATAGGGTATGAAAAACAATACAACCCATTCGTTGGTCAGTAGGTTTAAACGAATTATTTTTTACAGTCGAGGGGAAATTTATTATGAACACAACATTAGAAAAATTAAAAGAACGCATTAAAGACAAAAAGTACAAATTGACCACACAACGTCAAACAATCTTGCAAGCATTTATCGATGCTGAAGAAAATCATTTGAGTGCTGAAGATGTATATGTTCTTGTAAAAGAGGTGGCACCTGATATCGGGTTAGCAACAATTTACAGAACTCTTGATCTCTTCACAGAACTTGATTTGTTAAAACGTCTTGATTTTGGTGATGGCCGTAATCGTTATGAATTAAATGACGAAGAGTTCGCTCATTTCCATCATCATTTGATTTGCGTAAAATGTGGTAAAGTATCCGAGTTTGAAGATGACATGCTTGAAACATTGGAGTCTATCATCGCTAAGAAATTGAACTTCCGTACCATTGATCATCAATTGAAAGTATATGGTTACTGTAGTGATTGTCAAAATCATATGACTGAAGCAGAATTAGAAAAGCTTGAGCGTATGTCCCATCATGGTTAATGGATATCTATATACGGGTCCATTACCACTTGGCTCCGTAGTAGCTCATAACTGTGGCGCGGCAGGACTCTTTTCTGATAAGGTACATCCAGAGGTTATCCTTGAAGCGCATGAAGTGGAAGGAATATATACATTAACTGTTACTATTGGTGATACAATTAAGATTTTTGAAGGAACTGTTTCCTCTATGGGGCGTCGTCAAATTGGACAAGCCTTGTTGCGATATTTGCGTGAATATCAAGGCTTACCTGCTGAGGCTCCATGGGGAACTATGATAGGTGTGCGCCCTACAAAGCTACTACATAAATATATAGATACATATGGCTCTGTCCACGCAGCAACTCGTCACATTCGGG of the Veillonella parvula genome contains:
- a CDS encoding MBL fold metallo-hydrolase, whose translation is MSEQQLVLMRMPLGPLGTNCYVIGDKAIGEAFIIDPATAEVLDALKKHDLKPKAVVLTHGHGDHIGGIQEIVNTYHVPVYIHKGDVPYLSDPELNLSAYSNPTPIKIKAEIIEVKQGDHITCGDIDLEVLETPGHTPGGVCYYMEGLVFVGDTLFRDSVGRTDFPNGSYETLISSIKTQLYTLPDNTMVYPGHGPETNIGYEKQYNPFVGQ
- a CDS encoding Fur family transcriptional regulator, with product MNTTLEKLKERIKDKKYKLTTQRQTILQAFIDAEENHLSAEDVYVLVKEVAPDIGLATIYRTLDLFTELDLLKRLDFGDGRNRYELNDEEFAHFHHHLICVKCGKVSEFEDDMLETLESIIAKKLNFRTIDHQLKVYGYCSDCQNHMTEAELEKLERMSHHG